One Actinomycetota bacterium genomic window, GCGGAAGCGTTCGCCGAAGTCCTGGCCGCCGCGGAGTTCGAAGACGCTCGGCTGCCGGTCGTGCAGAACGCCGAGCCGGCGCCCGCCACGGACGCGCAGGTCATCCGCGAGCGGCTGACGCGCCAGATCGTCTCGCCGGTCCGCTGGACCGAGACGATGGGCGCGCTGGCGGCCGTCGGAGCGGACACGCTCGTCGAGGCAGGCCCCGGCGAGGTCCTGACCGGGCTCGCGAAGCGATACGAAGGGCTCGCCGCCGTCTCCGCTTCGGCGGCCGGCGTCGAGGCCGCCACCGGGAGGGTGGGGTAGATGAACGGTCTGACAGGCAAGAACGTGCTCATCACAGGCGCCTCCAGCGGCATCGGCGCGGCCATCGCGCTCCGCATGGCGGGCGAGGGCGCGTCCGTCGCGGTCAACTACTATCCGGGCTGCGGCGACGCGGCCGCCGAAGTGGTGTCGGCCATCGAGGCCGCTGGCGGGCGGGCGATCGCTGTCGAAGGCGACGTGACGAAGTCCGAGGACTGCGAGCGCAACGTCACCGAGGTCGTCGAGTCGCTCGGGTCGCTCGATGTGGTCGTCAACAACGCCGGCATCACGCGCGACGGTCTGCTCGTGCGCATGAGCGACGAGGACTGGGGCGCCGTGATCTCGACGAACCTGTCCGGCGTCTTTCTCATGACGCGTGCCGCATCGAAGGTGATGATGAAGGCCCGGGCGGGCGCGATCGTGAACATCGCGTCGGTCGTGGGCATCGGCGGGAACGCAGGCCAGGCGAACTACTCTGCCGCCAAGTC contains:
- the fabG gene encoding 3-oxoacyl-[acyl-carrier-protein] reductase, with protein sequence MNGLTGKNVLITGASSGIGAAIALRMAGEGASVAVNYYPGCGDAAAEVVSAIEAAGGRAIAVEGDVTKSEDCERNVTEVVESLGSLDVVVNNAGITRDGLLVRMSDEDWGAVISTNLSGVFLMTRAASKVMMKARAGAIVNIASVVGIGGNAGQANYSAAKSGVIGLTKTTARELASRGIRCNAVAPGFIETAMTQKLSEEVRAQIAGSIALGTLGAPEDVASAVAFLASDDARYVTGHILTVDGGMTFY